A genomic region of Thunnus maccoyii chromosome 13, fThuMac1.1, whole genome shotgun sequence contains the following coding sequences:
- the defbl2 gene encoding LOW QUALITY PROTEIN: defensin, beta-like 2 (The sequence of the model RefSeq protein was modified relative to this genomic sequence to represent the inferred CDS: deleted 2 bases in 1 codon) has translation MQHQPVNSSVKAYWYPDMKGLSLVLLALLLMFAVGEGNDPETQYWTCGYRGLCRRICHAQEYIVGHHGCPRRYRCCAVRS, from the exons ATGCAGCATCAGCCTGTCAACAGCAGTGTC AAAGCTTATTGGTACCCAGACATGAAGGGACTGAGCTTGGTTCTCCTTGCGCTTCTCCTGATGTTTGCAGTCGGGGAGG GCAATGATCCAGAAACGCAGTACTGGACATGCGGGTATAGAGGACTCTGCAGACGCATCTGCCATGCTCAGGAGTACATTGTTGGTCATCATGGTTGCCCTCGAAGATACAG GTGCTGTGCAGTGCGGTCTTAG
- the mepcea gene encoding 7SK snRNA methylphosphate capping enzyme isoform X2, with translation MSVDEDKVKTGSPQASSPSSLQLSECTGSYSNISVMMEGTAATPDLAAACPVPGTTASPKHTSTTDTLTQSENAGQSARANENNINRRNSFHHSKQQQQTKVTKRRNTSNSSFKHPTFGKRRRRANSESDSVLPTNFLLGGNIFDPLNLNSLLDEEVNKALNAETPKSSPLPAKSRDPVEILIPRDITDPLNLNSGIADSSFLVSPYKSGGRKRHRNRHHGGGGGGGGGGGGGGGISTTQINLSESGKSEVKTGASTPIPGMFASCSALDVSKESDSFSSITGDSHEHSADNSASCKEEMTSASMDDSVLSTSGGPNQHTSRRKRRRNSGKMETPVTHSTPIGKSASGEKCCGTTGAPRNSQSFHTPRSGPKSGSGGRQHQQTYNQAKDQQKKKFQYGNYNKYYGYRNPGASEDPRVRVLRPEWFEGKDVLDLGCNSGHLTLYIAKMLRPARILGLDIDSGLVHAARKNIRHYLSELQTQEARRATQEKKSTEQDEERNGRASHTGSEKKHNEAESRDENGKPVKGESGPAEAVNDNDSCHTDEAGAQRLDSKTEEMAQEDGDSPPADHSVSCSFPVSLRISRGPIAAPPLTETSSTRPGEFPSNVSFVKANYVLENDNLLVTQRPEYDVILCLSVTKWVHLNWGDSGLKRLFKRVYRHLRPGGMFILEPQPWESYVRRKKLTDNISRNYHSICLKPDQFSSYLTNEVGFTSFEHLGAPKCSIRGFQRPIYLFHK, from the exons ATGTCTGTTGACGAAGATAAAGTAAAAACCGGTAGTCCGCAGGCCAGCTCACCTtcatctctgcagctctctgaatGTACTGGAAGTTACAGTAATATATCTGTAATGATGGAGGGTACCGCAGCCACCCCTGACTTAGCAGCTGCTTGTCCTGTCCCGGGCACTACAGCCTCACCAAAACACACCAGCACCACTGACACTCTCACCCAGTCAGAGAATGCTGGACAGAGTGCCAGAGCGAATGAGAATAACATCAACCGCAGAAACAGCTTTCATCATtccaaacaacagcagcaaacgAAAGTAACAAAGCGCCGCAACACATCCAATTCTAGTTTCAAGCATCCGACATTTGGCAAGAGGAGACGAAGGGCCAACTCCGAGAGTGACTCCGTCCTGCCCACCAACTTCCTCTTGGGTGGGAACATTTTTGACCCACTGAATCTCAACAGCCTGCTGGATGAGGAGGTCAACAAGGCTCTGAATGCAGAGACGCCCAAATCCTCCCCGCTGCCAGCAAAAAGTCGAGACCCCGTGGAGATCCTCATCCCCAGAGACATCACAGATCCACTGAACCTGAACAGTGGGATAGCAGACAGCAGCTTTCTGGTGTCCCCCTACAAGAGCGGTGGGAGGAAGAGACACCGCAACAGACAccacggaggaggaggaggaggaggaggaggaggaggtggtggtggcggGATTTCAACCACACAGATCAACCTCTCAGAATCAGGAAAAAGTGAGGTTAAAACTGGCGCCTCCACGCCAATTCCAGGTATGTTTGCATCATGCTCTGCACTAGATGTCTCCAAAGAGTCAGACAGTTTCTCCAGTATCACAGGGGATTCCCATGAACACTCAGCTGACAACTCAGCCAGCTGCAAGGAGGAGATGACATCTGCGTCTATGGACGATTCAGTTCTCTCCACATCAGGGGGACCAAACCAGCACACAAGCAGACGCAAGCGAAGGCGCAACTCTGGCAAAATGGAGACTCCAGTGACTCATTCCACCCCCATAGGGAAGTCAGCATCTGGAGAGAAGTGTTGTGGTACTACAGGGGCACCAAGGAATTCTCAGTCCTTCCACACACCAAGGAGTGGACCCAAATCTGGGTCAGGAGGTCGTCAGCACCAGCAGACCTACAACCAGGCGAAGGaccaacagaagaagaagttcCAGTATGGGAACTATAACAAGTATTATGGCTACCGCAACCCAGGAGCAAGTGAAGACCCACGGGTACGTGTGCTTCGTCCAGAATGGTTTGAAGGTAAAGACGTGCTGGATTTGGGTTGCAACTCAGGCCACCTAACGCTCTATATTGCCAAAATGCTAAGACCTGCACGCATATTGGGTCTGGACATTGACAGTGGTCTGGTACATGCAGCCCGTAAGAACATCAGACATTATCTCTCAGAGCTGCAGACCCAAGAGGCCAGACGTGCAACGCAGGAGAAAAAGAGCACTGAACAGGATGAGGAGAGGAACGGAAGAGCGAGTCACACAGGCAGTGAAAAGAAGCACAATGAAGCCGAGAGCAGGGATGAAAATGGGAAACCAGTGAAAGGAGAAAGTGGCCCTGCAGAGGCTGTAAATGACAATGACTCCTGTCACACAGATGAGGCAGGGGCCCAGAGGCTGGACAgcaaaacagaggaaatggCGCAGGAAGATGGTGATTCACCCCCTGCTGACCACTCTGTGAGCTGCTCTTTTCCTGTGTCCCTGCGGATCTCAAGGGGGCCCATCGCTGCACCTCCACTAACAGAAACATCCAGCACGCGGCCCGGGGAGTTCCCCTCAAATGTGTCCTTTGTCAAG GCCAATTATGTACTGGAGAACGATAATCTTCTTGTGACTCAGCGGCCAGAGTACGACGTGATCTTGTGCCTGAGCGTTACCAAATGGGTTCACCTGAACTGGGGGGACAGTGGCCTCAAACGTCTCTTCAAGAGAGTCTATAGACATCTCCGTCCTGGAGGCATGTTCATCCTGGAGCCACAGCCCTGGGAGTCCTATGTGAGGAGGAAGAAGCTGACT GATAATATTAGCAGGAATTATCACAGCATCTGTCTCAAACCTGACCAGTTTTCATCGTACCTTACAAATGAGGTGGGCTTCACCAGTTTTGAGCACCTTGGGGCCCCCAAGTGTTCAATAAGAg GTTTTCAGAGGCCAATCTACTTATTTCACAAATGA
- the mepcea gene encoding 7SK snRNA methylphosphate capping enzyme isoform X1, translated as MRLTVHRGVQAAAYRDPEKFPCLHQLQKPTKMSVDEDKVKTGSPQASSPSSLQLSECTGSYSNISVMMEGTAATPDLAAACPVPGTTASPKHTSTTDTLTQSENAGQSARANENNINRRNSFHHSKQQQQTKVTKRRNTSNSSFKHPTFGKRRRRANSESDSVLPTNFLLGGNIFDPLNLNSLLDEEVNKALNAETPKSSPLPAKSRDPVEILIPRDITDPLNLNSGIADSSFLVSPYKSGGRKRHRNRHHGGGGGGGGGGGGGGGISTTQINLSESGKSEVKTGASTPIPGMFASCSALDVSKESDSFSSITGDSHEHSADNSASCKEEMTSASMDDSVLSTSGGPNQHTSRRKRRRNSGKMETPVTHSTPIGKSASGEKCCGTTGAPRNSQSFHTPRSGPKSGSGGRQHQQTYNQAKDQQKKKFQYGNYNKYYGYRNPGASEDPRVRVLRPEWFEGKDVLDLGCNSGHLTLYIAKMLRPARILGLDIDSGLVHAARKNIRHYLSELQTQEARRATQEKKSTEQDEERNGRASHTGSEKKHNEAESRDENGKPVKGESGPAEAVNDNDSCHTDEAGAQRLDSKTEEMAQEDGDSPPADHSVSCSFPVSLRISRGPIAAPPLTETSSTRPGEFPSNVSFVKANYVLENDNLLVTQRPEYDVILCLSVTKWVHLNWGDSGLKRLFKRVYRHLRPGGMFILEPQPWESYVRRKKLTDNISRNYHSICLKPDQFSSYLTNEVGFTSFEHLGAPKCSIRGFQRPIYLFHK; from the exons ATGAGACTCACGGTTCACAGGGGGGTTCAGGCAGCAGCATATCGAG ATCCAGAAAAATTTCCATGTCTGCATCAGCTCCAGAAACCAACCAAGATGTCTGTTGACGAAGATAAAGTAAAAACCGGTAGTCCGCAGGCCAGCTCACCTtcatctctgcagctctctgaatGTACTGGAAGTTACAGTAATATATCTGTAATGATGGAGGGTACCGCAGCCACCCCTGACTTAGCAGCTGCTTGTCCTGTCCCGGGCACTACAGCCTCACCAAAACACACCAGCACCACTGACACTCTCACCCAGTCAGAGAATGCTGGACAGAGTGCCAGAGCGAATGAGAATAACATCAACCGCAGAAACAGCTTTCATCATtccaaacaacagcagcaaacgAAAGTAACAAAGCGCCGCAACACATCCAATTCTAGTTTCAAGCATCCGACATTTGGCAAGAGGAGACGAAGGGCCAACTCCGAGAGTGACTCCGTCCTGCCCACCAACTTCCTCTTGGGTGGGAACATTTTTGACCCACTGAATCTCAACAGCCTGCTGGATGAGGAGGTCAACAAGGCTCTGAATGCAGAGACGCCCAAATCCTCCCCGCTGCCAGCAAAAAGTCGAGACCCCGTGGAGATCCTCATCCCCAGAGACATCACAGATCCACTGAACCTGAACAGTGGGATAGCAGACAGCAGCTTTCTGGTGTCCCCCTACAAGAGCGGTGGGAGGAAGAGACACCGCAACAGACAccacggaggaggaggaggaggaggaggaggaggaggtggtggtggcggGATTTCAACCACACAGATCAACCTCTCAGAATCAGGAAAAAGTGAGGTTAAAACTGGCGCCTCCACGCCAATTCCAGGTATGTTTGCATCATGCTCTGCACTAGATGTCTCCAAAGAGTCAGACAGTTTCTCCAGTATCACAGGGGATTCCCATGAACACTCAGCTGACAACTCAGCCAGCTGCAAGGAGGAGATGACATCTGCGTCTATGGACGATTCAGTTCTCTCCACATCAGGGGGACCAAACCAGCACACAAGCAGACGCAAGCGAAGGCGCAACTCTGGCAAAATGGAGACTCCAGTGACTCATTCCACCCCCATAGGGAAGTCAGCATCTGGAGAGAAGTGTTGTGGTACTACAGGGGCACCAAGGAATTCTCAGTCCTTCCACACACCAAGGAGTGGACCCAAATCTGGGTCAGGAGGTCGTCAGCACCAGCAGACCTACAACCAGGCGAAGGaccaacagaagaagaagttcCAGTATGGGAACTATAACAAGTATTATGGCTACCGCAACCCAGGAGCAAGTGAAGACCCACGGGTACGTGTGCTTCGTCCAGAATGGTTTGAAGGTAAAGACGTGCTGGATTTGGGTTGCAACTCAGGCCACCTAACGCTCTATATTGCCAAAATGCTAAGACCTGCACGCATATTGGGTCTGGACATTGACAGTGGTCTGGTACATGCAGCCCGTAAGAACATCAGACATTATCTCTCAGAGCTGCAGACCCAAGAGGCCAGACGTGCAACGCAGGAGAAAAAGAGCACTGAACAGGATGAGGAGAGGAACGGAAGAGCGAGTCACACAGGCAGTGAAAAGAAGCACAATGAAGCCGAGAGCAGGGATGAAAATGGGAAACCAGTGAAAGGAGAAAGTGGCCCTGCAGAGGCTGTAAATGACAATGACTCCTGTCACACAGATGAGGCAGGGGCCCAGAGGCTGGACAgcaaaacagaggaaatggCGCAGGAAGATGGTGATTCACCCCCTGCTGACCACTCTGTGAGCTGCTCTTTTCCTGTGTCCCTGCGGATCTCAAGGGGGCCCATCGCTGCACCTCCACTAACAGAAACATCCAGCACGCGGCCCGGGGAGTTCCCCTCAAATGTGTCCTTTGTCAAG GCCAATTATGTACTGGAGAACGATAATCTTCTTGTGACTCAGCGGCCAGAGTACGACGTGATCTTGTGCCTGAGCGTTACCAAATGGGTTCACCTGAACTGGGGGGACAGTGGCCTCAAACGTCTCTTCAAGAGAGTCTATAGACATCTCCGTCCTGGAGGCATGTTCATCCTGGAGCCACAGCCCTGGGAGTCCTATGTGAGGAGGAAGAAGCTGACT GATAATATTAGCAGGAATTATCACAGCATCTGTCTCAAACCTGACCAGTTTTCATCGTACCTTACAAATGAGGTGGGCTTCACCAGTTTTGAGCACCTTGGGGCCCCCAAGTGTTCAATAAGAg GTTTTCAGAGGCCAATCTACTTATTTCACAAATGA